In Pseudoroseomonas cervicalis, the DNA window GCCCTGGCCCTCCGGCGGGGCGCCCGCCCCTGGGGGGCTTCGGCGTCCTGCTCGGTGTGACCTCACCATGCCGTGTGGAGTCCTAAGGTGCAGTTAAAATCCCGGGGATTTTTGCGCTTTTCCCGCTTTTTGTGGCGAGGGCGGCGCCCCGGCTCAGCCGCGCGCCGCCAGACCGGCCAGCACCTGGCCGTTCAGCAGCAGCAGCAGGTCGAGATCGGGGCGCGGCCCGGCGCATTCGCGCAGCACCGTGGCGGCCAGCCGGCCGAGGCCCTGGCGCAGCGCCTCGGGCAGGGTGTTGTCGGGGCGCGCCAGCGCCAGCAGCACGCCCTGCCACAGCCGGCGCAGCAGCAGCAGCGCCGCCCGCTGCCCCTCCGGCCCGGCGGCGCGGCTGTTGCGCAGCTGGCGCTGCACCAGGCGGAAGGCGGCCGCCTCCTGCGCCCGGCCGAGGCGCGGCGCGGGCGGCAGGGCGGGGGAAGCCGCGCTCATGCCGGGCCCGGCGCGACGCTGCCCGGGGCGAGGGTGGCGACGGGCACGGCGGCACCCGGCAGCGGCGCCGGCGCGGCGCCGGGCATGGCCGCCAGCACCGCATCCTCATGCTGCATGACCCGCCGCACCAGCTTCAGCGCCTGGTAGCATTCATCCTGCTCGGCCTGGGCCAGGGCGCTTTCCAGCAGCCCGCGCGCCAGGTTGGAGGTGGTGGCCTGCTGGAATTCGGCGATCAGGTCGCGCGCCAGCTCCAGCCCGCGCTCGCGCTCCTCCTCATTGCCGATATAGGCGGTCTGCAGCGCGAAATAGATGCGCCGCGCCGGGGTGGTGGCGGCGTCCGGGGTCATGATCTGCTTGCCGAAGAGGAAGCGCGCGCGGCTGGTCAGCTCGATCCGGGTGCGGTTGCGGAAACGCAGCGGGGCGCCGTTGACGACCAGCAGATCGCCCTGGCGCAGCTCGAGCACGAGAGTGGACATGGAGGGGCTATTTCCCTGGCAGGCGGAGGAGCGTGAGGGGGGGCGTGGCGCGGCGACGGGCCGCGTCCGGCGGCCAGGCCGGCCGCGCCGGGGGTCGGGACATGACCGCTCCTCGCACCGGGCCGCCGGCCATGCCGGCATGGCCCGCCATGCCCGGGGGGCGCCGGGCCGCCGCGCTGACGCGCCGCGCCGCCGGGCTGGCGGCGCGGTCTCACCCTGTGTTGAGAGAGGTGAAGCTGCGGTTAAACGAGGCGCCTCAGCAGCAGCAGGGCGCCGGCCACGTCCTGGCCGCGCTCCTGCCGCAGCACGCTCTCCTGCTCGGCCAGGATGCCGAGGCCGGCCCCTGCGCAGAGGCCGCGCAGATGCGGCAGGGCGTGGCGGTAGCGCAGCCCCTCCCCCAGCGCGTAGGGGCTGGCCGCGCCGGTCTCGACGCTGAAGAGGGCGAGGCCGCCCGGGCGCAGCGCGCCGGCGATGGCGGCGAGCGCGGGGGCCAGATCGCCCAGATAGTTCAGCACATCGGCGGCCGCGACCAGGTCATAGGCGGCGGGGCGCGTCGGCAGGAAATCCAGCAGATCGGCCTCGTGCAGCGCGGTGTAGCAGCCGGTGCGCGCCGCCTCCGCCAGCATGCGGGGCGCGAGGTCCAGCCCCTCCAGCCGCCGCGCGAAGGGCGCCAGCGCCAGGCCGGACAGCCCGGTGCCGCAGCCGAGGTCGAGGATGTCGAGCGTGCCCTCGGCCGGAACGCCCCCTTCGGCTCCACCATGGGCCGCCAGCAGCGCGGCCAGCGCCTGCGGCGTGCGATAGGCCAGGCGCTGGGTCAGCTCCTCGTCGAAGCGCGGCGCGTACTGGTCGAACAGGTCGCGCACATAGGCGGCCGGGGCGCGGTCCGGCGCCGCGGCGGCGCCGAGGGCGGCCAGCAGGAAACGCGCCTGCCCGGCCAGGCCGGCCGCCTCTCCGGCCAGGCGCAAAGCCGCCTCGGCCTCGCGCCGCGCCTCGGCCCCTGCCCCGGCCTCGCGCGCCGCATGGGCCAGCGCCAGCCGCGCCTCGGCCGAGCGGGGCTCGAGCTTCACCGCCTGGCGCAGCGGCGGCAGCGCCTCCCGCGCCCGGCCCAGCGCCGCGAGCGCCTGGCCCAGATGCCGCAGGCTCAGCCCGTCCTGCGGGCGGCGCCGCAGCGCGGCGCGCAGCGCGGCCACCGCCTCCTCCAGCCGCCCGGCCTCGGCCAGGGCCGCGCCGAGCGAGGCCAGATAGACCGGCGCCTCGGGCTGCCTTGCCACGGCGCGGCGGATCAGCGCGATGGCGCCGGGGAGGTCGCCCTGCTGGCGCAGCACGGTGCCGAGCAGGTTCAGCGCGTCCGGCTGCTCCGGCGCCAGCGCCAGCACCTGGCGGTAGAGCGCGGCGGCCTCCGCCAGCGCGCCCTGCCGGTGCAGCGCCGCGCCCTGGCGCAGCAGCGCCGCCGGATCCGCGGCGCCGCTCAGAACAGCCCCTCGATGCGGCCCTCTTCATCCAGGCCGATGCCCTCGGCGGCGGGGCGGCGCGGCAGGCCGGGCATGGTCATGATCTCGCCGGCGATGGCGACGATGAAGCCGGCACCGGCCGAGAGCCGCACATCGCGCAGCGGCAGCACATGCCCCTCCGGCGCGCCCATCAGCGAGGGGTCGGCGCTGAAGGAATACTGCGTCTTGGCGATGCAGACGGGCACATGGCCGAAGCCCGCCTCCTCGAACTTCTTCAACTTGGCCGCCACCGGCGGGGGAATGGCGACGCTGGCGGCGTGGTAGATCTCGCGCGCCACCGTCTCAATCTTGCCGGAGAGCGACATGTGGTCGTTGTAGAGCGGCTCGAATTTGGCGGTGCCGCCGGCGATCAGCCCCTGCACGGCGCGGGCGAGATCGGCGGCGCCCGCCGCGCCATCCGCCCAATGGGTGCAGAGGATGGCCTCGGTGCCGAGCTTCGCCATCGCCGCCTTCACCGCCGCCACCTCGGCCTCGGTGTCGCTGGTGAATTTGTTCAGCGCCACCACCACGGGCAGGCCGAATTTCTGCATGTTCTGCACATGGCGGGCCAAATTGGCGATGCCGCGATTGACCGCCGCCACATCCTCGGTGCCCAGCGCCGATTTGGCGACGCCGCCATGCAGCTTCAGCGCCCGCACGGTCGCGACCACGACGCAGGCCGAGGGGGCGAGGCCCGCCTGGCGGCATTTGATGTCGAGGAATTTCTCGGCGCCCAGATCGGCGCCGAAGCCGGCCTCGGTGACGACGACATCGGCCAGCTGCAGGGCGAGCCGCGTGGCGATGACGCTGTTGCAGCCATGCGCGATATTGGCGAACGGCCCGCCATGCACCAGCGCCGGCGAGCCAGCGAGCGTCTGCACCAGGTTCGGCGCCAGCGCGTCGCGCAGCAGCGCCGCCATGGCGCCATCCGCCTTCAGGTCGCGCGCGGTGATGCTGCGCCCGTCCCGCGTCTGGCCGATGATGATGCGGCCCAGCCGGGCCTGCAGGTCGGCCAGGTCCTTCGAGAGGCAGAACACCGCCATCACCTCGGAAGCGACGGTGATGTCGAAACCATCCTCCCTCGGAAAACCGTTCGGCACGCCGCCCAGGGCCGCGGTGATGCCGCGCAGCGCCCGGTCGTTCATGTCGATGGCGCGGCGCCAGGAGATGCGGCGCGCATCGAGGCCGAGCTCATTGCCCCAGTAGAGATGGTTGTCGATCATCGCCGCCAGCAGGTTGTTGGCGGCGGTGATGGCGTGGAAATCGCCGGTGAAGTGGAGGTTGATCTCCTCCATCGGCACCACCTGGGCATGGCCGCCGCCGGTGGCGCCGCCCTTGACCCCGAAGCAGGGGCCGAGCGAGGGCTCGCGCAGCGCGATCATGGTGCGGGTGCCGAGGCTGTTCAGCGCATCGCCCAGGCCGATGGTGGTGGTGGTCTTGCCCTCCCCCGCCGCGGTCGGGTTGATGCCGGTGACCAGCACCAGCGCGCCCGGCCTGTTGGCTTCCTGGGCGCGCAGGAAATCCAGCCCGATCTTCGCCTTGTAGCGGCCATAGGGCTCCAGCGCCGTGTCGGGGATGCCGGCGCGGGCGGCCACCTCCTGGATCGGAAGCAGCGTCGCCGCGCGGGCAATGTCGAGATCGGTCGCCATGAAGGAGCCTTGCGCGAGAGGAGCAGAGCGACCGGCTTAAACAAGGCGTTACCCCACGGCAAGCGGGGGGCGGCCAATGGCGGACAAGCGCGGCCCCGGCGCCGCCTCGTTGCCGCCCCGCAAGAGTGACAACATTTACAAGAGTGTGGCCGCGCCGTATCGGGACCGCTCCCGCCGTATCGCAGGGCGCGCGCCCGCCGCCGCCCTGCGCCCCCGCCACCGGCCGCCGGCCACCCCCGCGAGGGAGCTGCATGCTGACATTTCTCGCCTATCTCATGGTCGTGGTGTTCATGACCCTGATCATGACAGGCCGCCTGCCCGCCCTGCTCAGCCTGATCCTGGTGCCCACCGCCTTCGCCCTGCTGGCCGGCTTCGGCGGCAGCATGGGCCCGATGATGCTGGAGGGCATCCGCAGCCTGGCGCCGACCGGCGTGATGCTGCTCTTCGCCATCCTGTATTTCGGCATCATGATCGATGCCGGGCTGTTCGACCCGGTGGCGCGCACCGTGCTGCGCTTCGTCAAGGGCGACCCGGTGCGCATCGTCATCGGCACCGCGGTGCTGGCGATGATCGTCTCGCTGGATGGCGACAGCGCCACCTCCTACCTGATCACCACCACCGCGATGCTGCCGCTCTACCGGCGGCTCGGCATGAACCCGCTGATCGCCGCCTGCGTCATCATGCTGGCCGCCGGCAACACCAACCTCACCCCCTGGGGCGGGCCGACGGCGCGCGCCGCCAGCGCCCTGCATCTCGACCCCAACGCGCTGTTCGTGCCGCTGGTGCCCTCGATGATCGCCTGCGCGCTGACCACGATCGGCATCGCCTGGCTGCTCGGCCGGCGCGAGCGGGCGCGCATCGGCATCGCCTCGCTGGACCGGCTGGACGATGTGCCCGCCCCCGCCGGCGGGCTGGTCGACACGCATGATCCCGCGCCGCCGGAGCGCCGGCCGCATCTGCTCTGGGTGAATCTGGCGCTGACGCTCGCGCTGATGGCCAGCCTGCTGCTGGGGCTGCTGCCGCTGCCGGCGCTGTTCATGATCGCCTTCGCCATCGCCATGGTCATCAACTACCCGAAGATGGAGGACCAGAAGGCGCGCATCGCGGCCCATGCGCCGAATGTGCTGGCGGTGGTGTCGCTGATCTTCGCCGCCGGCATCTTCACCGGCATCCTCTCCGGCACCGGCATGGTGGAGGCGATGGCGCAGAGCGTGCTGGCCATCATCCCCGAGGGCGCCGGGCGCTACATCCCGCTGATCACCGCCATCGTCAGCGTGCCCTTCACCTTCTTCATCTCCAACGACGCCTTCTATTTCGGCATCCTGCCGGTGCTGGCGCAGGCGGCGGCGGCGCATGGCATCCCGCTGGAGGCGATCGGCCGCGCCTCGCTGGTCGGGCAGCAGGTGCATCTGCTGAGCCCGCTGGTCGCCTCGACCTATCTGCTGGTCGGGCTGTGCAATGTCGATTTCGGCGCGCATCAGCGCTTCACCCTGCCCTGGTCGCTGCTGCTGGCGGTGGTGATGCTGGGCGTCTCGGCGCTGCTCGGGGTGATCCCGGTCTTCTGAGGACAGCGCGGCGGCGGCCGGCCGGCCGCCGCCGCGGCCACGTCCCGGGGGTCGCCATGGCCCTTGGCGGGCCGCGCATCGTCATGTCATCGTACCGGCAGAAGCAGAAAAGCCTGCCGGAGAAACGTCCATGCGCCGTCGTACCCTGTCCGCCCTGCTGGGCGGGCTGCCCCTGCTGCCTGCCCTGCCGCGCGCCGCCGGCGCGCAAGGCGCGCCCGCCGCCCCCGCCGGCGGCGCCTGGCCCAACCGCCCGGTCACCATGCTGGTGCCCTTCGTGGCCGGCGGCCCCTCCGACATCGTCGCCCGCGCCATCTCCAACCGGATGAGCCAGACCATCGGCCAGACCGTGGTGGTGGAGAACCGCCCCGGCGCCAATGGCGAGATCGCCGGCCGCGCGCTGGCCCGCGCCGAGCCGGATGGCTACACGCTGATGACCGGCTCGATCGGCGTCTTCGCCATCAACGCCGCGCTGCGCCCCGATCTGGGCTACGACCCGGTGAAGGAATTCGCCCCCGTCACCCTGGCCGTCACCACGCCCAATGTGCTGGTGGTCAATCCGGAGCGCGTGCCGGTGCGCGACGTCGCCGGGCTGATCGCCTGGCTGAAGAGCACAGGGCGCAATGCCAGCTACTCCACCAGCGGCGTCGGCTCCTCCGACCAGATGACGGCGGAGCTGTTCAAGCAGCGCACCGGCACCGATGTGGCGCATGTGCCCTATCGCGGCGGCGCCGCGGCGGCGACCGACCTGATCGCCGGCAATGTGCAGATGTCCTTCCAGAATCTCGGCACCGTCGCCGGCCATATCCAGTCCGGCCGGCTGCGCGCGCTGATGGTGACCGATTCGCGGCGCCACCCGGTGCTGCCCGACGTGCCGACCTCGGCCGAGGCGGGCATCGAGGATTTTGTCGTCACCTCCTGGCAGGCGGTGATGGCGCCCTCCGGCATGCCGGCGGCGCTGCGCGGGCGGGTGCATGCGGCGGTGGCCGAGGCGCTGCGCCACCCGGAGGTGCAGCCGCGGCTGGAGCAGATCGGCCTGAGCGTGGTGGCCAACACGCCCGAGGATTACAGCCGCTTCCAGCAGGCCGAGATCGCGCGCTGGCGCGAGGTGATCCAGCGCGCCGGCATCAAGCCGGAATGAGACGACCCGCCGCGCCCGCCGCATGATCCGGATCCGGCGACTGATCCAGATCAAGGACGGCGCGGCGCGGCGCGCCTAATCCCTCCTGCATGGCGGCAATGGCCGCCTGCAGTTCCGGCGGCGACGCCGGTCCCATGGTGGCCCCGCCGCCTGGATGGAGAGGTTGGTCGTGATCAAGACAATGGGCGGCACCCTGGCCGCCGCCGCGATGGGTGTGGCGCTGCTGGCCGCCCCCGCACAGGCGCAATCCCCGGAGCCCGCCTTCCGCGGCAAGCAGGCCGGCGACCTGGTGCTCGGCTTCGGCCTGATCGGCGTGCTGCCGCAGAGCGGCGGCCGGGTGGATGCGATCGGCGGCAAGCCGGACGCTTCCGACACCCTGACCCCGCAGCTCGACCTGACCTACTTCCTGACGCCGCAGATCTCGCTGAACCTGATCGCCGCCACCACGCGGCATGATGTGAAGGTGCGCGGCTCGGCGCTGGGCGATGTCGATCTCGGCCGCGTCTGGGCGCTGCCGCCGACCCTGACGCTGCAGTTCCACCCGCTGCCGCAGGCGCGCTTCAGCCCCTATCTCGGCGCCGGCATCAACTACACCGTCTTCTATGGCGAGGGCGGCAGCCGCACCGCGCCGGTCAGCAAGGTCGATATCGAGAACAGCTGGGGCTGGGCGCTGAATGCCGGCTTCGACTACGCGCTGAACGACCATTGGGGCGTCAATTTCGACGTGAAGAAGCTGTTCCTGCGGCCGGATGTCTCGGTCAATGGCGGCGCCATCGGCGCGCGGGCGGATCTCGACCCGTGGATCGTCGGCGCCTCGCTGCGCTACCGCTTCTGAGCGACGGGCCGGCCGCAGGAGGCGGCCCGGCCGCGCATCGCGGCCGCGCGGGGAAAAGCCCCGCCGCCGGCCGCCGAGTTTCCCGGGGGGCGCCCTTGCGGCGCCCTCCGGCGTGCCGGCCCCCGGCCCGCTGCCGGCGGCTCAGCCCTGGCGCCCGGACGCCGCGCCGCTGCGGGCCAGCTGCGTGCCGGCGCTGCGCGCCGGGTGGCCCGGCGTGGCGGCGGCCAGGCCCAGCGAGACGGTGGTGACGCGCCAAGCGCCGTCCTGCCAGGCCAGCTCCAGGCCCAGCCCGGCCCCGGCCGGCTGCCCCGCCATGGCGGGCTGCGGCGCCAGCGCCAGGCGCAGGCTGGACCAGCCGGTCATCTGCCAGCCCTCCCAGCGCGCCACCGGGCGCAGCACCGCGTCGCTCAGGCCCGGCGCCGCCTGGCGGCGCACCGCCACCGCCTGGCGCAGCGCCGCCGCATCCTGCCAGCCGCGCTGCATCTCGCCCGAGAGCATCGCCAGATAGGCATCCGCCGTGCCGCCCAGGGCCGGCAGGGCCGGCGCCGCCTGCGGCGCGCGCGGCGCCGCCTGGTCCAGCTGCGCCAGCAGCGGCGCCACATCCTGCCGCAGCAGCATGCCGGCCAGCTGCACCGCCGCCGTCACCGGCGTCAGCGCGGCGGCGCAGAGCCCGGCGCCGGCCAGCACCGCCAGCAGGGCCAGCGCCAGCCGGGCGCGGCGCGGGCGGCGGGCGGTGGCGGGCGCCGCGGGGCGCGGCGCGGCCGGCGCCTGGCCCGCATCATAGTCTGCCCAGACCTGGTCCCAGCTGGCCTGATCCGGATCGGCCTGGTTCCGGCCGGGGCGGGCGATGTCGCGGGGCTGTTCCGCCGGGGCCGGCCGGGCCGGCGCGGGGCGCGGCAGCACGGCGTGGAGCGGCAGGAGAGCAGTGTCAGGGAGTCCCGCGTGTCGCATGAGAGTAGCAAAACCTCGTCCTTGTCTCGGTTTTGAGATTAGTGGGACGAGGGTAAGAGGAGGGTTAACGGCGCTCACTTTTGTGCGATAGGCCAGATCTCCGCGACGGAGGCGAAGCGGGCGCGCCAGGGCCGCCCCTCCCCCGGGCCTCAGGCCTGGGCGGCGATGCCACGCTCCAGCGCGCCCAGCGCGGCGGCGAAGGCCTCGGTCATGGCCGCCGCCAGCGCCTCGGGGCGCAGCGGCCGCCCGGGCGGCAATGGCGCCGTGCCGGTCACCGCCAGCTGGCTGACCACGCGCGTGCCCTCGCCGCCCTCGCGCAGCAGCACGGCGGACAGGCCGGCGCGCGCCTCGCCCCGGCCGAGATCGGCCAGCAGCGCGGTCAGCTCGGTCTCCAGCGTCAGGTCGGCGCTGGCCCGGCTGCCCGGCGCCACCACGGCGGAGAACAGGCCGGAGCCGGCGAGCCAGCGACGCAGCGCCTCCTCGGCCAGTTCGGAGGGCGGCGCGCTCCATTCGGCGTAGAAATCCACCTGCTCGGTGCCGTCCTCGCGCAGGCTGCGCAGGCCGCGCGCCTCCAGCCCCGGCGCCGCGCGCATCAGCCGCACCAGCAGCACCCGGCGCGCCCGCCCGCCCGGCACCGGGCCGGGATGCTGCGGCGTCAGCGGGAAGCGGCGCACCTCGACATAGGGCCGGTCCGGCAGCACCGAGCAGGCGGCGAGGCCGAGCGGCGCGAGGGCCAGCAGCGAACGGCGAGGCAGGCGGGACATGGGCACGGGCTCCTGGCGGGGTGCGGCGGGGGCGTCAGCGGTAGTTCGGCGCCGGCGGCGGCGCGCCGAAGATCGCCTGGCCGGGGGCGCGGCGCAGCGCCTCGGTGGTGTCGCGCAGATTGCCGGCTACCGCCCGCAGGTCGCGCAGCAAGGGGCCGAGATCGGCATTGGCGTCCTGCGTCGTGGTGCGGGCGCTGCGCGCCACCTGCTCCAGCGCGGCGATGGCCGCCGGCAGCCGGGCCAGCGCCTGGCGCAGCTCGGCCGCGGCGGCCGAGGCATTGGCCAGCGTCGCCCGCGCCTCCGGCCCGCCCACCAGCCCGCGCAGCTCGGCCACCGTCTGGCGCAGCTCGCGCACCAGCCCGGGCAGGTCGGTCTCGCTGGCCATGCCGCGCAGCGCCGTCATGGTCTGCGCCGCCTCGGCCAGGGTGCGCGACAGGTCGCCCTCCTGCAGCTGCTGCTTCACCAGCCCGACCACGGCGCTGACATCGCCCAGCAGCTGCTCGATCGGCGCCTGCTGGATGCGGGAGAGCAGCGCCTCGGCCGCGTTCTGCACCTGCGCGACGGTCGACGGCATAGCCGGGATCACCGGATAGGCCGGCTCCCAGGGCAGGTCCTCGCGCGCCGGGAAGCGCGCCGGGTTGACGAAGTCGAGCTCGATATAGGCCAGCCCCGTGATGCCCTGGCTGGACAGCCGCGCGCGCAGCCCGCGGCCCACCGCGCGCTCGGCATCCTCGGCGCTGTCGATGGTCGCCTTGGCGGGGTCGAGGGCGAGGCGCACCAGCACCAGCTGGAAGGCCTCCAGCGCCTGGTTGCGGCTGGAGGGCGGGTATTCGGCATTGACCAGGCCGATGGCGCTGACCTGCCCCACCTGCACGCCGCGATAGCGCACCGCCGCGCCGACCTCGAGGCCGGTGACGCTCTCCCCCACATAGGTCTCGAAGATCATCGCCTGGCGGCCGATGCCGCCGCCGGTGAGGAACAGCACGAAGCCGAGGCCGAGGGCCAGCCCGGCCAGGATCAGCGCGCCGACACGGACATAGAGGCGCGAGGTCTGGGGCATGTCAGGCCGCCTCCCGGCGGAAGAAGGCGCGCACCGTGGGGTGCGTCGCATGGTCGCGCAATTCGCGCGGGTCGCCCTCGGCGATCATGCCCTGGGCCTGCTTGTCCAGCATGATGCAGCGATCGCCGATGGCCAGGATGCTCTGCAGCTCATGCGTCACCACCACGAAGGTGGTGCCGAGGTCGCGCGCCAGGTCGCGGATCAGCTGGTCCAGCCCGGCGGAGGTGATGGGGTCGAGACCCGCCGAGGGCTCGTCGAGGAAGAGCAGCGGCGGGTCGAGCGCCATGGCCCGCGCAATGCCGGCGCGCTTGGCCATGCCGCCGGAGATCTCGGCCGGCAGCCGGTGCGCCGCGTCGCCGAGGCCCACCAGGCCGAGCTTGATGCGCGCCACCTCCTCGCGCGCCGCGCGCGGCAGGGCGGTGTGCGCCTCGAGCGGCAGCAT includes these proteins:
- a CDS encoding tripartite tricarboxylate transporter substrate binding protein; this translates as MRRRTLSALLGGLPLLPALPRAAGAQGAPAAPAGGAWPNRPVTMLVPFVAGGPSDIVARAISNRMSQTIGQTVVVENRPGANGEIAGRALARAEPDGYTLMTGSIGVFAINAALRPDLGYDPVKEFAPVTLAVTTPNVLVVNPERVPVRDVAGLIAWLKSTGRNASYSTSGVGSSDQMTAELFKQRTGTDVAHVPYRGGAAAATDLIAGNVQMSFQNLGTVAGHIQSGRLRALMVTDSRRHPVLPDVPTSAEAGIEDFVVTSWQAVMAPSGMPAALRGRVHAAVAEALRHPEVQPRLEQIGLSVVANTPEDYSRFQQAEIARWREVIQRAGIKPE
- a CDS encoding MlaD family protein, producing MPQTSRLYVRVGALILAGLALGLGFVLFLTGGGIGRQAMIFETYVGESVTGLEVGAAVRYRGVQVGQVSAIGLVNAEYPPSSRNQALEAFQLVLVRLALDPAKATIDSAEDAERAVGRGLRARLSSQGITGLAYIELDFVNPARFPAREDLPWEPAYPVIPAMPSTVAQVQNAAEALLSRIQQAPIEQLLGDVSAVVGLVKQQLQEGDLSRTLAEAAQTMTALRGMASETDLPGLVRELRQTVAELRGLVGGPEARATLANASAAAAELRQALARLPAAIAALEQVARSARTTTQDANADLGPLLRDLRAVAGNLRDTTEALRRAPGQAIFGAPPPAPNYR
- a CDS encoding OmpW family protein, whose product is MIKTMGGTLAAAAMGVALLAAPAQAQSPEPAFRGKQAGDLVLGFGLIGVLPQSGGRVDAIGGKPDASDTLTPQLDLTYFLTPQISLNLIAATTRHDVKVRGSALGDVDLGRVWALPPTLTLQFHPLPQARFSPYLGAGINYTVFYGEGGSRTAPVSKVDIENSWGWALNAGFDYALNDHWGVNFDVKKLFLRPDVSVNGGAIGARADLDPWIVGASLRYRF
- a CDS encoding formate--tetrahydrofolate ligase translates to MATDLDIARAATLLPIQEVAARAGIPDTALEPYGRYKAKIGLDFLRAQEANRPGALVLVTGINPTAAGEGKTTTTIGLGDALNSLGTRTMIALREPSLGPCFGVKGGATGGGHAQVVPMEEINLHFTGDFHAITAANNLLAAMIDNHLYWGNELGLDARRISWRRAIDMNDRALRGITAALGGVPNGFPREDGFDITVASEVMAVFCLSKDLADLQARLGRIIIGQTRDGRSITARDLKADGAMAALLRDALAPNLVQTLAGSPALVHGGPFANIAHGCNSVIATRLALQLADVVVTEAGFGADLGAEKFLDIKCRQAGLAPSACVVVATVRALKLHGGVAKSALGTEDVAAVNRGIANLARHVQNMQKFGLPVVVALNKFTSDTEAEVAAVKAAMAKLGTEAILCTHWADGAAGAADLARAVQGLIAGGTAKFEPLYNDHMSLSGKIETVAREIYHAASVAIPPPVAAKLKKFEEAGFGHVPVCIAKTQYSFSADPSLMGAPEGHVLPLRDVRLSAGAGFIVAIAGEIMTMPGLPRRPAAEGIGLDEEGRIEGLF
- a CDS encoding ABC-type transport auxiliary lipoprotein family protein, which translates into the protein MSRLPRRSLLALAPLGLAACSVLPDRPYVEVRRFPLTPQHPGPVPGGRARRVLLVRLMRAAPGLEARGLRSLREDGTEQVDFYAEWSAPPSELAEEALRRWLAGSGLFSAVVAPGSRASADLTLETELTALLADLGRGEARAGLSAVLLREGGEGTRVVSQLAVTGTAPLPPGRPLRPEALAAAMTEAFAAALGALERGIAAQA
- a CDS encoding flagellar biosynthesis regulator FlaF, whose translation is MSAASPALPPAPRLGRAQEAAAFRLVQRQLRNSRAAGPEGQRAALLLLRRLWQGVLLALARPDNTLPEALRQGLGRLAATVLRECAGPRPDLDLLLLLNGQVLAGLAARG
- a CDS encoding CitMHS family transporter; amino-acid sequence: MLTFLAYLMVVVFMTLIMTGRLPALLSLILVPTAFALLAGFGGSMGPMMLEGIRSLAPTGVMLLFAILYFGIMIDAGLFDPVARTVLRFVKGDPVRIVIGTAVLAMIVSLDGDSATSYLITTTAMLPLYRRLGMNPLIAACVIMLAAGNTNLTPWGGPTARAASALHLDPNALFVPLVPSMIACALTTIGIAWLLGRRERARIGIASLDRLDDVPAPAGGLVDTHDPAPPERRPHLLWVNLALTLALMASLLLGLLPLPALFMIAFAIAMVINYPKMEDQKARIAAHAPNVLAVVSLIFAAGIFTGILSGTGMVEAMAQSVLAIIPEGAGRYIPLITAIVSVPFTFFISNDAFYFGILPVLAQAAAAHGIPLEAIGRASLVGQQVHLLSPLVASTYLLVGLCNVDFGAHQRFTLPWSLLLAVVMLGVSALLGVIPVF
- a CDS encoding tetratricopeptide repeat protein, with product MSGAADPAALLRQGAALHRQGALAEAAALYRQVLALAPEQPDALNLLGTVLRQQGDLPGAIALIRRAVARQPEAPVYLASLGAALAEAGRLEEAVAALRAALRRRPQDGLSLRHLGQALAALGRAREALPPLRQAVKLEPRSAEARLALAHAAREAGAGAEARREAEAALRLAGEAAGLAGQARFLLAALGAAAAPDRAPAAYVRDLFDQYAPRFDEELTQRLAYRTPQALAALLAAHGGAEGGVPAEGTLDILDLGCGTGLSGLALAPFARRLEGLDLAPRMLAEAARTGCYTALHEADLLDFLPTRPAAYDLVAAADVLNYLGDLAPALAAIAGALRPGGLALFSVETGAASPYALGEGLRYRHALPHLRGLCAGAGLGILAEQESVLRQERGQDVAGALLLLRRLV
- a CDS encoding flagellar biosynthesis repressor FlbT, with the translated sequence MSTLVLELRQGDLLVVNGAPLRFRNRTRIELTSRARFLFGKQIMTPDAATTPARRIYFALQTAYIGNEEERERGLELARDLIAEFQQATTSNLARGLLESALAQAEQDECYQALKLVRRVMQHEDAVLAAMPGAAPAPLPGAAVPVATLAPGSVAPGPA
- a CDS encoding ABC transporter ATP-binding protein, with the protein product MGSAPRPPAGQPRPAGESPDLHRHVARDPVVTAEGVAMAFGANTLFRDVTFSVERGEVFVILGGSGCGKSTLLKLLIGLYRPSAGRIGILGQELARTGGATRRALLARLGVMWQSGALFGSMTLLENVMLPLEAHTALPRAAREEVARIKLGLVGLGDAAHRLPAEISGGMAKRAGIARAMALDPPLLFLDEPSAGLDPITSAGLDQLIRDLARDLGTTFVVVTHELQSILAIGDRCIMLDKQAQGMIAEGDPRELRDHATHPTVRAFFRREAA